CGAAGACCTCATCGACGAGGGCGTGACGCGCGGCTTCCAGTGACGAGCGGTTGTATTCACTGATAGTGATCGTTGTACCGATTTACCGGTGCGACCGCACGGCTTCGTGCGGTCGACCCGAGACAGACGTACAACGGCCACGCTGAAACGACGGTGCAACCGACATTTTGAAGGTGTGATCTGCTAGACTCTCAACCGGTTCGCGCTGCGGGGCCGTCTCATCGACGAGTCGCGTGCGCGGCAGGAGAACAGATGTCACAGAATATATTCACGACACGGCAACACTGGTGGAACGACGGGCTGCCCGACGGCGTGCCAGTAGGCTCTTCGATAGTTATCACGGGGCCCGGCGGCACGGGCAAGCCGATCCTGGCACTCGGATTCGTCGCCTCCTGGATCGAGGCCGGTGGTAGCGTGATAGTTGCGCCGTTGCAGTTCCCCGACCCAGCGTTCGTCAACGGTATTTTGAACGATCTCTACGGACTCGATCCCGGCGCCCACGAGCGGAGCCTCACTCACGTGGCGTTGGATCCGGAAGCTGACGGTCTTGAGCAGCGAGCGGACGGTCAGCTGACGGCAGATCTGGTCCGGCCCGACAACTGGGATCGGCTCCTGAAGACCGCCTCGCCGGCAGTCGAAGACGGGCCCGGCGTGTTGCTATTCTCGACGGCACTGAACCTGCCGTTGCTCTCGCCGTCCTATGCGGAATCGTTGCTCGATCAGTTCGAAACGTTGTTCGACGACGAGTCGCTCACGACGCTGTTCTGTGTCTCTCGATCGATGATCGAAACCCGCGCTCGAGATGTCGAGTCGATGGCTGACGTGCTGGTCGAAGCCAGCGTTGAGAGCGACCCCAAACGACTGCAGTTGCAGGTCGTTCGGGCGCCGGATGTCGCATCCGCATCCGAAACGATCGAGACACCGTTCGCGCCGGACGAACTGGCTACGATCGAAGAACTGGCCGACGAATATCGCGTCACACCGGTTCAGACGATCCGAGATATCTGAGTATAAATAATTATGGTTTACAGATACACAGCGTGCGACCCAATAACGAGGGAATAATTGGAAAGAAAGCCAATATTCCGCACGTTTGTCTGTGGCTTGCGGCCAATTCTCACACAACGCTTTTACTGGACTGAAACTATTATTCATGTATGGACTCCGTCAGTCCCACCGGCCGAACGGGCAGCAGCGTCGAGATGCAGCTTGCGGACCCGTGTTCGGAGACATTTTGCAAAATGGTGGGAACTAATGGCTCGACAAACTGGACGGAGTTCGCACACGGATTTCGTGCTCGACCACGGTATCGTCGACGTGTGCGTGAATCCCCACGGGCCACGGGAGACGGCCGCCTAGCCTGATGAGCAGTTCCCAACATCCGATCGCGCTCGCCATCGAGCGACAGGTCGGGGGTGCGACCCGACTGCTGGCGACGGTCATGTGGCTCCCGCTAGTCGACGGTGTGTTCCCCGCGCTCGTGCTTGCGGGTGCGATCGACGGCGTCGGCGGTATCTTCGAGGTCGGACTGCTCGTCTTCGGCGGCAGTGCGACCGTCGCGGTCATCCTCGCTGACATGGACGGCGGCCCGCACGAGCAGGCTCCGAAAGTCTTTGCCGTCGGGGCCGTGCTCGTCGTCGTCGCCGGGATCGAGGCCGCGCTCGCGCCGACCATCCAGAGCCTGCTCGATCTCCAGACCTTTCAGCGGTTCGCGGCCGTCGTGATCCTCGCGGTCGCCGCAAAGACCGCGAGTTCCCGTCTCGGGGAGCTGCTTCCCCGCCCCGCGATGATCGTCGCGCTCGGGTTGCTCGCGAGTCTCGAACCCGCCAGCGCGACGCTCGCGTTCTCGACCGATCCCGGACTCGTCGTTCGCGGTGTCGCCGCCGGGCTGGTCGGCGCGACCTTCGCGTTGCTGGTCGCGCTCGCGGGCCCGGTCCTGCGCGGAATGGTCGATCTCGATCGGTTCCGGTTCGGGAGTGCGGTCGCGCTCGGGATGCTCCCGCTGTCGATATTCGGGCTCGTCCCCGGCGACGCCCCGATCGCGCTCGTCGTGCTGGCGCTGACGGCACTGCTCGCGTTCGACCCCGACAGTACCGACAAGCGCGCCTCCGAACCGGCGATCACCGACGGCAGCGGGCCTCGTGACGACGAGCGCGACGAAGTCGGCGACAGTGACTCCGACGAGCAGCATCGTGCCCCATGGCTATAGTCGCGTTGTCGCCGTCGAGCGACAGTCTTAGGAGTTTGCTTGCCCTGGCAGGTGTATGAGCGAAAACCGCGTCGTCCAGGGGCGGATGGTCACCCCGAAGCGACTGGCCGAACTGATTGAAGGGGAGAGCGTTATGGACGCCGAAGCGATCGAAGACGCCGATCGCGCCTGTCCGGAGTGTGGCGGTGACGTCATCTCGGTCGGGTACATGCTCTCTGTCACCTCGTTTGTCACCGGATACAAATGCCAGGACTGCGACTGGGCGGCGACCGACGACGAATGATCGCCACCCGAAGACGAGGGGAATCGAAATCCCTTTAGGGGAATTGTGCTTACGGGTGGATGCGGGGTCGTGGCCAAGCCCGGCATGGCGACTGACTCCAGAGGCACTGACGCCCGGGACGAAACTCCAGACTGATATACTGAGCGACCGACTGATCATCGGTCGCGCTGATGACCCTCTGGAGTTCCGAGGCGTCTACCGGAGATATCAGTCGATCGGGGGTTCAAATCCCTCCGACCCCACTGCGATTATCACTCTATCTTATCGTTTCTTAGAGGTGTCTCTCGGAACCATCCAGCGGGGTGGTCGGCGTGAGCCAGGCCGTCCCTCAGGGGAAAGAACTCCCCGAGACGGTCGTTCGGAACCGCTCGCAGTACGCGAAGACGCTGCACCGTCGAGATCCCGACGCTGACGAGCCGCGGCCAGCGTGTCCGACGCGCAAGTCTGAACACGACTACACGGAAGTTCCGACGGCCGCCTACCGGCCGCACTACAAGCTCTGCCAGAACCCAGAGTGCTTCGGGGGTGAGTGGCGGTGACCGAGTTCGTCCGGGCCAGCCGTCTGTACGACGCGCAAGCGAGCGAGCGCG
This window of the Halapricum desulfuricans genome carries:
- a CDS encoding DUF5794 domain-containing protein — translated: MSSSQHPIALAIERQVGGATRLLATVMWLPLVDGVFPALVLAGAIDGVGGIFEVGLLVFGGSATVAVILADMDGGPHEQAPKVFAVGAVLVVVAGIEAALAPTIQSLLDLQTFQRFAAVVILAVAAKTASSRLGELLPRPAMIVALGLLASLEPASATLAFSTDPGLVVRGVAAGLVGATFALLVALAGPVLRGMVDLDRFRFGSAVALGMLPLSIFGLVPGDAPIALVVLALTALLAFDPDSTDKRASEPAITDGSGPRDDERDEVGDSDSDEQHRAPWL
- a CDS encoding DUF5795 family protein encodes the protein MSENRVVQGRMVTPKRLAELIEGESVMDAEAIEDADRACPECGGDVISVGYMLSVTSFVTGYKCQDCDWAATDDE